Proteins from one Gossypium raimondii isolate GPD5lz chromosome 8, ASM2569854v1, whole genome shotgun sequence genomic window:
- the LOC105793584 gene encoding tetraspanin-15, translated as MADDKADGNPAEEVQVPIIEENEHKQAEVPPKKNIIPGKFFQVKRVSGLLSVVSFVFSLPVLSSVIWLLYMKSYDCEWLFKLPSLQIGISIGLICVFFICNAALFLRARMQMVGIVVVMVPLTVMFTIGLAFLGANSMENRRIPATPLWFEMKIHDNELWNNIKECIYDTGVCRDLALTSTKLKSYDFSMKKLSSVESGCCRPPADCPLQYVNATFWEKNDQMQTDSDTYNPDCDLWKNDRDALCYDCLTCRQGYMKALRSKWLKLGVFLVCMALLLISSHLSLFLVTMWELHIS; from the exons ATGGCAGATGATAAAGCTGATGGTAATCCAGCAGAAGAGGTACAAGTGCCAATTATTGAAGAGAACGAACATAAACAGGCTGAAGTACCCCCGAAGAAAAACATTATTCCAGGGAAATTCTTTCAGGTGAAACGCGTTTCAGGTCTATTATCCGTTGTTTCATTTGTTTTCTCACTTCCGGTTCTTTCCTCCGTTATCTGGTTGCTATACATGAAAAGCTATGACTGCGAATGGCTATTCAAGTTGCCTAGCTTGCAGATTGGGATCAGCATTGGCTTGATCTGTGTTTTCTTCATCTGCAATGCAGCTCTCTTCTTGAGAGCTCGAATGCAGATGGTAGGAATCGTTGTGGTTATGGTGCCGTTGACCGTGATGTTCACCATCGGTCTTGCATTCCTTGGCGCTAACAGCATGGAAAACAGAAGGATTCCAGCTACACCATTGTGGTTCGAGATGAAAATTCATGACAACGAGCTTTGGAACAACATCAAAGAATGCATCTACGACACTGGCGTCTGCCGTGATTTAGCCTTGACATCAACGAAACTCAAATCATATGATTTCAGCATGAAGAAATTATCGTCGGTGGAG TCTGGATGTTGCAGACCACCTGCAGACTGCCCGTTGCAGTATGTAAACGCGACCTTCTGGGAAAAGAATGATCAAATGCAAACTGATTCTGATACTTACAATCCCGACTGTGATTTATGGAAGAACGATAGAGACGCATTATGCTACGATTGCCTAACCTGTCGACAAGGTTATATGAAAGCATTGCGAAGCAAATGGTTGAAACTTGGGGTATTTTTGGTTTGCATGGCTCTGCTACTAATCAGTTCTCATTTGTCCCTATTTCTGGTAACAATGTGGGAGCTCCATATATCTTAG